In the Campylobacter concisus genome, GTCAGATATCAAACTATCCATATTATTTTTTATAAGTCCCTTGGATCGGCGATTTTACCTGCTATGGCTGAAGCCGCTACAACTGCTGAGTTAGCCAGATAAATTTCACTCGTTCTATCACCCATACGTCCTACGAAATTTCTATTTGTCGTCGATATGCAGCGCTCATTTGCGCCCAAAATGCCCATATATCCGCCAAGACAAGCTCCACATGTTGGGTTACTCACAACTGCTCCTGCTTCGATGAAAATGTCAATTAAGCCCTCTTTCTCAGCAGCCCTTGCGATCTTTTGTGTCGCTGGAGTGATGATGAGCCTTGTCTTGCGAGCTACTTTTTTGCCTTTTAAAATTTGTGCTGCAATGCGAAGGTCGCTTAGGCGGCCATTTGTGCATGAACCGATAAATGCTTGATCAATGGCTAAATCGTCACGAACCGCTTGTCTTACGCTCTTGCCGTTACTTGGCAAAAATGGATATGCGATGACTGGATCAAGATTGGTCACATCGATCTCTAAAATTTTGTCGTATTTTGCACCCTCGTCTGAGTAGAAAAATTTTGGTTTATCGCGTAAATTTTTATCTTTTAAAAACTCTTTTGTGATCTCATCAACCGCGATGATACCGCTCTTTGCACCAGCTTCAATCGCCATGTTGCACATTGAAAATCTATCATCCATACTAAGGCCCTCTATCACCTCACCGCTAAACTCAAGCGCCTTGTAAAGTGCGCCATCAACGCCTATTTGGCGTATGATCTCAAGGATGAGGTCTTTGCCGTAGACGTGTTTATCAAGCTTGCCTTTAAACACAACCTTGATGCTCTCAGGCACTTTAAACCAGTTTTTGCCAGTGATCATCGCATAGGCTAGGTCGGTGCTTCCCATGCCAGTGCTAAATGCCCCAAGAGCGCCGTGCGTACAGGTGTGGCTGTCTGCGCCGATGATGACGTCGCCTGGGATGACTAGCCCTTTTTCAGGCAAAAGTGCGTGCTCGATGCCCATATCCTTTTCGTCAAAATAGTTTTTAAGGTCGTGTTTATAGGCAAATTCGCGTGAAATTTTAGCTTGATTTGCGCTTAGGATGTCCTTTGTCGGGATGTAGTGGTCCATCACGATAGCAAAGCCGTCTGGGTTAGCTAGCTTTTTAGCGCCACTTCGCTCAAACTGCTTGATCGAGATAGGCGTCGTGATGTCGTTGCCTATGATCATATCGATTTTGCTTTCGATGATCTCTCCTGCACCTACCTCTTTGCCAACGTGATCTGAAAATATTTTCTCGGTGATAGTTTGTTTCATAAATTTCCTTTAAATTTTGAGGCGATTTTAAC is a window encoding:
- the leuC gene encoding 3-isopropylmalate dehydratase large subunit codes for the protein MKQTITEKIFSDHVGKEVGAGEIIESKIDMIIGNDITTPISIKQFERSGAKKLANPDGFAIVMDHYIPTKDILSANQAKISREFAYKHDLKNYFDEKDMGIEHALLPEKGLVIPGDVIIGADSHTCTHGALGAFSTGMGSTDLAYAMITGKNWFKVPESIKVVFKGKLDKHVYGKDLILEIIRQIGVDGALYKALEFSGEVIEGLSMDDRFSMCNMAIEAGAKSGIIAVDEITKEFLKDKNLRDKPKFFYSDEGAKYDKILEIDVTNLDPVIAYPFLPSNGKSVRQAVRDDLAIDQAFIGSCTNGRLSDLRIAAQILKGKKVARKTRLIITPATQKIARAAEKEGLIDIFIEAGAVVSNPTCGACLGGYMGILGANERCISTTNRNFVGRMGDRTSEIYLANSAVVAASAIAGKIADPRDL